A section of the Pseudophryne corroboree isolate aPseCor3 chromosome 11, aPseCor3.hap2, whole genome shotgun sequence genome encodes:
- the LOC134969764 gene encoding 5-hydroxyisourate hydrolase-like isoform X4, whose translation MVITQVLRREMHGGSESLLTTHVLNSAQGIPARGLTLTLSKHDACHAKWVQVSRSVTNEDGRCPGLLRGEHLTAGTFQLRFDTGDYWKKMQQESFYPYVEIVFTITDPKQKYHVPLLLSPFSYTTYRGN comes from the exons GAAATGCATGGGGGCAGTGAGAGCTTGCTGACCACGCATGTCCTAAACTCAGCTCAGGGCATCCCCGCCAGGGGCTTAACGCTGACCTTGTCCAAGCATGACGCCTGCCACGCAAAGTGGGTGCAAGTGAGCAGGAG TGTCACTAATGAGGACGGCCGCTGTCCCGGGCTCCTGCGCGGAGAGCATCTTACCGCCGGTACGTTCCAGCTGCGGTTTGATACCGGGGACTACTGGAAGAAAATGCAACAAGAGAGCTTTTACCCTTATGTAGAG ATTGTTTTCACCATCACAGACCCAAAACAGAAGTACCACGTTCCTCTCCTGCTCAGTCCATTTTCCtacaccacctacagggggaactAA
- the LOC134969764 gene encoding 5-hydroxyisourate hydrolase-like isoform X6, translated as MHGGSESLLTTHVLNSAQGIPARGLTLTLSKHDACHAKWVQVSRSVTNEDGRCPGLLRGEHLTAGTFQLRFDTGDYWKKMQQESFYPYVEIVFTITDPKQKYHVPLLLSPFSYTTYRGN; from the exons ATGCATGGGGGCAGTGAGAGCTTGCTGACCACGCATGTCCTAAACTCAGCTCAGGGCATCCCCGCCAGGGGCTTAACGCTGACCTTGTCCAAGCATGACGCCTGCCACGCAAAGTGGGTGCAAGTGAGCAGGAG TGTCACTAATGAGGACGGCCGCTGTCCCGGGCTCCTGCGCGGAGAGCATCTTACCGCCGGTACGTTCCAGCTGCGGTTTGATACCGGGGACTACTGGAAGAAAATGCAACAAGAGAGCTTTTACCCTTATGTAGAG ATTGTTTTCACCATCACAGACCCAAAACAGAAGTACCACGTTCCTCTCCTGCTCAGTCCATTTTCCtacaccacctacagggggaactAA
- the LOC134969764 gene encoding 5-hydroxyisourate hydrolase-like isoform X5 has translation MEMHGGSESLLTTHVLNSAQGIPARGLTLTLSKHDACHAKWVQVSRSVTNEDGRCPGLLRGEHLTAGTFQLRFDTGDYWKKMQQESFYPYVEIVFTITDPKQKYHVPLLLSPFSYTTYRGN, from the exons GAAATGCATGGGGGCAGTGAGAGCTTGCTGACCACGCATGTCCTAAACTCAGCTCAGGGCATCCCCGCCAGGGGCTTAACGCTGACCTTGTCCAAGCATGACGCCTGCCACGCAAAGTGGGTGCAAGTGAGCAGGAG TGTCACTAATGAGGACGGCCGCTGTCCCGGGCTCCTGCGCGGAGAGCATCTTACCGCCGGTACGTTCCAGCTGCGGTTTGATACCGGGGACTACTGGAAGAAAATGCAACAAGAGAGCTTTTACCCTTATGTAGAG ATTGTTTTCACCATCACAGACCCAAAACAGAAGTACCACGTTCCTCTCCTGCTCAGTCCATTTTCCtacaccacctacagggggaactAA